The Novipirellula caenicola genomic interval CAGGGTGAGCCGAATTCGCCACGTTCGTTTCGCGATTTGCTGAGCAATACGATCCGCCAGACGTCCGATTCGATCATCAAGGAAATTCGGCCCGATGCGGGCGGAAGCGACATCGACTCGTTTCAGCACGTCGACCCATTCCAGGATGACGTGGAATTGGATGCAAAAATCCGTCCCGAAGTGCTGCGTGATCCGCTTGAACCCGCAGACGAACTGCCGCGGATCAACCTGGACCGGCTCGACGATACCAATCCATTGTACGTCGCACCGCGTGATGCACCCTACGGCTTTACGGGCCCCAGCGGCGTGTTGCCGACCGAGTATCAAACCAGCAGCCATTTTATTCCGGTCGAGGATCGTTGGCGGTTGGGGCAACCCGATGCCGACCGCTACGGCAAAGGCCATCCGGTCAACGATGACTACTTAGGCGTCGAAGGCGCGTTTTGGGATCCCTACAACCAGAACGTGCTCAAGGGTGACTATCCGATCATCGGTCAGCACACGTTTTTGAAGCTGCAAGGCAAGAGTTTAACGCTGCTCGAAGGCCGTCAATTGCCGACCCCGACGACGCCGTTCGAGGCGACTCGCAATCCAGGCGCGTTTGGATTTTTTGGAGATCCCGACTCGTTTCTGGCGGCTCAGTACACCTCGTTTGCGATCGATTTGTTTCACGGCAACACGTCGTTTAAACCCAACGATTGGCGAGTTCGATTGAACTTGGTCCACAACGTGAACCATTTGGTTGCCGATGAGCTTGGCGTTGTCAGCCCCGATGTTCGTGACGGAACGAGTCGTCATCGCGACGATTTCGCGTTGGAAGAATGGTTCTTTGAATCCAAAATTTCGGACCTCAGCCCCTATTACGACTTTGCCTCGGTCCGCGTCGGCAGCCAGCCGTTTGTCAGCGATTTCCGCGGCTTCATTTTCGCGGATATCAACCGCGGTGTCCGGCTATTCGGAACGCGGCATAGCAATCGCGATCAGTTCAATTTGATGTGGTTTGATCAAACCGAGAAAGAGACCAACAGCTTGCTAAACGTCATCGATGACGATCGCAACCAAAATACCTGGATCGCCAACTACTATCGCCAAGACTTTCTGTACCCCGGCAACACCGCGAGCGTTTCGTTTCATGCCAACCATGACCGGGCCTCGTTCGAGTTCGACAAGAACAATTTTCTAGTTCGTCCCGATCCAGTCGGTGTTTTCCAGCCGCACGATGTTCGCTCGTACTACTTCGGTGCGGCGAACAATGGTCACATGGAGCGGATCAACGTCAGCAGCGCGTTTTATTACGTGTTCGGCCGCGACGATTTGAATCCGATCGCTGGACGTGAAGTCGACATCAGCGCCTACATGGCTGCGATCGAATTGTCGTATGACCGCGACTGGGTTCGTTTCCGCGCGTCCTACCTGTTCAATTCCGGCGACAGCGACACCAACGATGACAAAGCGACCGGATTCGATGCGATCTTTCCCAATCCAAACTTTGCCGGAAATGAATTTAGCTATTGGGGACGCCAAGGCATCCGGCTGTTCGGCGTCGAGCTGACCAACCGGCTGAGTTTGAATCCGAGCATGCGGCAGAGCAAATTCCAAGGCCAAACCAACTTCGTGAATCCCGGTTTGCATCTGTTCAATCTAGGGTTGGACGCCGACATCACCCCGCGGCTGAAAACCATCAACAACTGCAACTTCTTGTGGTTCGAAGACACCTCGTCACTGGAAACCTATCTCTTCACAGGAGAGGTCGACAAATTCATCGGCACCGATATTAGCACTGGCCTTGAATACCGTCCGCTGCTAAATAATAACATTCTGTTATTGGGTGGGCTCGCGACACTCATTGGCGGCAATGGATTGGAAGACCTATACCAGAATTTCAACGGAGAGCTCCGCAACCACGTGGCGGGCTTCCTCGAACTGGTCCTAGAGTTCTAGCTAGCAAATACGCTGGCAGTGATTGGGTGAATGGATTGATGAACTGCCGACGTATCTTTCAGCTGACCTTTCTCGTGTGTCTGGCATCGTCGTCGGCGGGATGGGCTCAATCGCCTCAGCAGCGAATTGCAACGCTGCGTGATTTTCTGAACGCGAACCGTCAAGCGGAATCCGAGCGTCCCACGGCGGACCGACCTGTGGTTCAAGTGGCCGCGACGGATTCGCATGCTGCGCCGATCGTGACCGCGGCTCCACCCAACATTCCGCCCGAAAACATTCCCGCACAGAAAATTCCTTTTCCCTCGGGAAGCTACCACGGCAAAGCACGTGTTGCCGGAGCGAGTGAGCCCGGGATTGGACGTCGCGGCGAGGATCCCTGGGATTTAGCACGCCGGCTTGGGATCGCGGATAACGCGTCTTATCCGATTCCCGAAGATCTACGCTTTGACGATCTCGCTCGTCAGTCTGCTGCCGATGCCCATGCGAAAAGCGTCGGATGTATCCATTGTCACACCGATGTCGGGCACATGCATCCGGTGAACTCGATCCAAATCGGGTGCACCGATTGCCACGGCGGCGATGCCACGTCGACCGATATCAAAACCGCCCATGTTTGGCCTCAATACGGACCGGCCTGGAAAGACTCGGCCAATCCGGTTCGCAGTTACACGATTTTGAATCACGAATCACCCGAGTTCATTCGGTTTATGAACCCGGGTGATTTACGAGTCGCCCACATCGCATGCGGCCAATGTCACGCGAACGAAGTGCTACAGCTTCGCAAGAGCATGATGACCAACGGATGTATGTTGTGGGGCGCTGCTCTGTACAACAACGGTGCCACGGGGAACAAGCGACCTCAGCACGGCGAATCGTACAGCATGAATGGCAAACCGCAGATCATGCAAACCGTACCGCCGCCGACGGAATACGAAATGCGACACAAAGGCGTGCTGGCGTCGCTGAACCCGTTGATCCCGTATCAAGTCAGCCAGCCCGGTAACGTATTGCGGATCTTTGAACGCGGTGGTCGTTTCCGGCCCGAGATCGGGATTCCCGAACGACTCGAAGAACCCGGTCGCCCACGCGAACGTTTGAGTCTGCGAGGTTTGGGAACTGAAAACCGGACTGACCCGGTTTACATCGGCTTGGCGAAAACACGGCTGCTCGATCCGACGCTGAACTTCCTCGGCACCAATGATCACCCCGGCGATTATCGCAGCAGCGGTTGTAGCGCGTGTCACGTTTTGTACGCAAACGATCGCAGTCCAACCGCCAGCGGATTCTTGGCCAAATACGGCAACAACGGCACCGCGGCGGCGGAGCGAGATGAATGGGTCAAATACATCGACCCGACCATTCGCAAGGATCAACCCGGCCATCCGATCCAGCACAAATTCGAACTGCGAATGCCGACAAGCCAGTGTATGGTGTGTCACATTCATCCAGGCACGAACGTGTTGAACAGTTATCTCGGTTACATGTGGTGGGATAACGAAACCGATGGCGAGTTGATGTATCCGGAAGAACAAAAGGAGTTGACCGCCGAAGAATACATGCGGGCAACCGAGTCCAACCCGAACGAAGCGGCCGCACGCGGGCATTGGAGTGATCCCGAATTCCTGGCCAACGTCAGCGACTTGAATCCTCATTTACGGCACACGCAGTTCGCGGATTTCCACGGTCACGGTTGGGTCTACCGAGCGGTGTTCAAGAAAGACCGTCACGGCACGTTGTTGGATTGGAAGAACGATCCGCTACCCGAGGTGTCGACCGAACAACTTCAAGAGGCGGTCAAACCGTCCACGCCGACTGAACAACAAGTTGGCAGGTGTCGTCCCGATGCTCCGGTTCACATGCAAGACATCCACATGGAAAAAGGGATGCACTGCGTCGATTGCCATTTCTATCAAGACAGTCATGGCAATACGAAATTGTATGGCGAAGTCCGCGCGGCGATCGAGATTCAGTGTATCGATTGCCACGGCACGGCCGAAGAATCGCTGGTCGAAAAGGTCGACAAACAACTCGAGGCCGGCGAAGTGGCACGGTTGCCCACCAGTGGTCCGGCGGCGCCCGAAGGCGGCACGAATCTGTTGACGCTCGGCACCACCTTTGACAAACCACGCTTCGAGATCCTGCGTGAACCCGGAAAAGCACCCCGGTTGATCCAACGCAGCACCGTCGAACCGGATCTGTTTTGGGAAGTCAAACAAACCGCCGACACCGTTCGCCCCGACCATCCCGACTACAACGCACGTTCGCATGCCGCCAAAACGGTGCGAATGGGCGCCGACGGACGTCCAACGTGGGGCGGAACGAGCACTAATGATCTATTGGCGTGTGCTCATCGCAACGAAAATATGTCGTGCATCGCTTGCCATAGCTCGTGGAATCCGAGCTGTTTCGGTTGCCATTTGCCACAGCGAGCGAACATCAAGTCACCGGAACTACACAACGAAGGCGACGTCACGCGGAACCGAACCAGCTACAATTTTCAAACGCTACGCGACGATGTCTTTATGCTTGCTCGCGATGGTACAGTGACGGGGAATCGAATTGGTCCTGCACGCAGCAGTTGTGCGATTCACGTGACCAGCTACAACGCCAACCGCGAGGCGATCTACACGCAGCAACAAACGATCAGCGGCGATGGCATGAGCGGCATTGCGTTCAGCACCAATGTGCCTCACACCGTTCGCGGTGGTGCCGGGTTAATCAACGAAACCGATCCCGGCCACGGCGGCGTTTACGAAACCAAAAGCTGTACTGATTGCCATCTTTCGGTCAATAACGACAACAACGCGATCATGACCCAGTTGTTGATGCAAGGAACGGGGTACACCAATTTTATTGGCAAGTACTGTTACGTTGCTGCCGGTGAACATGGTTTCGAAGCGGTCGTGGTGACCGAGAACACCGAGCCACAAGCGGTGATCGGCAGCTCGCTGCATCAGCTTGCCTATCCGGAAAATTACGAAGAGCATCTCGAGCATGACCGCGAACTCGAACACAGTCACGAGCATCCCGGTCGCGACATTTTAGAGACACTCTCGCTGCGTTACCGCAAACCAGAGATTTTGGACCTGCAACACCGTGGCGAGTACATCTATGCGGCTTGTGGTGAAGGTGGCTTCCGCGTTTTCGACATCGCGTTCATCGATCACAAGGCATTTAGTGAGCGGATCACGACCGCACCGGTCTCGCCGCTCGGGCAACGTTTCTATGTCCGAACCAAACATGCCACCGGCGTCGCCGCACCGAGCACGATCGCGCCCGATCCGACTCGCAAACAGGACCCTGCGAATGAAGAGTCCGCGATTCATCCGCTGTACGCCTACATCTATGTGACCGACAAAGAAGAAGGTTTGATCTTGGTCGGTGCCGGTACCTTGCTTGACGGCAATCCGCTGAATAATTTCTTGGAACGCGCGTTGACGTTCAATCCAGACGGCATACTCGATGGAGCCGAATCGATCTCGATCGTCGGGACGTATGCCTACATCTGTTGCGAAGAAGGCCTGGTGGTGGTCGATTTAGATGACCCCATGAAACCGAAAATCACCAGCGTGGTGGGGCACCACGAGCTCGATCACCCGCACCGTGTCGCGGTTCAGTTCCGTTATGGATTTGTTACCGATAAAGAGGGCGTGAAGGTGCTTGATTGCACCGATCTTGCGCATCCGCACGTGGTTCATCATGTGCCATTGGAAGATGCACATGGCATCTACGTCGCACGAACTTATGCGTATGTTGCTGCTGGAAAACACGGGCTTGCCATTTTGGATGTCGAAAATCCGCTACGAGCTCATGTGGATCAGATCTATGACGCGAACGGTTGCATCAATGATGCTCATGATGTCCAGTTAGGGATCACCAACGTCAGCCAATTCGCCTACGTCGCCGATGGCAAAAATGGACTGCGGGTGATCCAGTTGACCAGTCCCGAGGTGCATGGAAACGATGGCTTTAGTCCTCGTCCACAGCCGTATTTGGTTGCCAGCTACAAGTTGCCCAAAAACGGGCATGCGTTGGCAATTAGCCGTGGGATCGACCGTGACCGTGCGGTTGATGAAAGTGGAAATCAGATCGCGGTCTTTGGCCGCATCGGTGCACGTCCGCTAAATAAGGCCGAGGCCGAAAAGATGTATCGGCGTCCGGATGGCACACCATGGTTCACCAGCGACGATATCTTCGACTCCAAAGTCTTCGATTATCCCCAAGACCTCGGTGGCGTCCGTTTCCGAATCTCGGACTAGGTTCTGTCTGAAAGCCGTAGCGGAAGTCGCGGGCAGCTTGTTGTTTTAGTCGTACGATGGACTTCCTAGTCCGTCGAATCCACCATTGACGGACTAGGAAGTCCATCATACGCCCTTGCCGCAGGAAATTTTACTAAATCAACAAGCCTGCAAGCGTTTCGGAGGGGTACTCGTCGTGGAACGAAAGTCGTCAACGGCTTGTTGTTTTAGTCGTACGATGGACTTCCTAGTCCGTCGAATCCATCATTGACGGACTAGGAAGTCCATCATACGCCCTTGCCGCAGGAAACTTCACTAAATCAACAAACCTGCAAGCGTTTTGGAGGGGCACTCGTCGCGGAACGAAAGTCGCGGGCGGCTTGTTGTTTTAGTCGTACGATGGACTTTCTAGTCCGTCGAATCCACCATTGACGGACTAGGAAGTCCATCATACGCCCTTGCCGCAGGAAATTTTACTAGATCAACAAGCCTGCAAGCGTTTTGGAGGGGTGCCCGTCGTGGAACGAAAGTCGTCAACGGCTTGTTGTTTTAGTCGTACGATGGACTTCCTAGTCCGTCGAATCCACCATTGACGGACTAGAAAGTCCATCATACGCCCTTGCCGCAGGAAACTTTACTAGATCAACAAGCCTGCAAGCGTTTTGGAGGGGTGCCCGTCGTGGAACGAAAGTCTTGACGACTTCCGCTACGGCACACTTTCGCAAAAAACGGTCGCATCACGTTTGCGCAGACGACTTGGGCACTGCAGCGTCTTCCGCGTTCATCACTTGTGTTCAAATACGAACACGGGATCGACGATGGTTTTCTTGTGCGTCAACGCGTCGACCACGCGGCCCAATAACAACACACTCGGTGTATCGTCGGCATTCTTGTAGACCAGTGACGCGAGTTCCTTGGCGGCTCCGGCAAGGTCGCTTTTGTGATAACAGTCCAGCGCCCGTTCGTAACTCAGCCGCATCTGTTGCCAATTTGGGTTGGCGTCGGGATTCAATTCAAACAGCGTGACAACTTCGTTGATCCCCAGCGGTTTGACGTCGGCCAAGTGACGCGTCTGCAGCACAATCTCACTCGCTGCTCCTTGGCACTTCTCGACTTCACTGAGTGTCGAAGAGGTCAGCAGGACTCGCACTCCAAATGCCTTGGTCATCCCTTGCACGCGGCTAGCCACATTGACGGTGTTGCCGAGCGGTCCGTATTTAAATTTGACCTTCGATCCGGTGTTACCGACCTGGGCCACCCCCGTGTTGATTCCAATCCCAAAGCCGAACTGGTCGCTGGTGATGTCGCTCCATTTTTGGCGGAGGGGCTCGATCTGTTCCAGCATCAAACTCGCAGTTCGACAAGCACGCAGGGCATGATCGGGTTGTTGCGCCGGAGCTCCCCACATCGCCATCAATTCATCGCCGATGTAATCGACCAAAACGCCGTCGGTTTCAATCACACACTGGCTCAGTTCCGTCATCACATCGTTGATCCATTCGATCGTGCGTGCGGGGCCGACCCGTTTCGATACCGCACTGAAGCCGCGGATGTCACAAAACAACACGGTGACTTCGGCGTCTCGGCCAAGCAGCAGGTTTTCGTTTTTCTCGAGTCGATCGGTCACCGCGGGCGAGAAGAATTGAGTCAACGAAGCTCGCAGCGATTCTTCGTGTTGGCGTGCCAGCCCCGAGGCCACGGCGCTGGCCATGACTTCTAATAACGCGGCTTCCAGTTCTCCGATCGGTTCGTTGCTTCGTTCGTCCACCACGCGGCGGTCGCCATAGACGACTCCAATCACGTCGCCTCGTTTGTCGAACATTGGTGCAGCGACGGCACGATCCAGGCTGATCATCGACGAGCCCGCGGTCTGCAGATAGCTGTCGGGTTCGTAGATCACCGTTTTCTTGGTTTGCAGTACGTTATCCAACAATCGAGTGCTGCCCGAAGGTAGCGGTTCGACCGTTTTGCTGTCGGTGAAATTGATTGACGAATCCGATTCGAACGAAAACATCGAGCGAACGGTCCAGTGTTCTTTTTCAAACAGAATCACATACGCACGATCGAGTTCAATCATGTTGGCAACCGCACGGACTGCCGCTTCGAAGAATTCGTTCGACCCGGCGGCCTTTTGCACCACGGTCAACGCTTGTCGGACCAAGCTGACCGCGACCGCGGCGGGATTCTTGTCGCTGGCTTCGTTTTTAAGTTGCCCAAGCCGAGCGTCTTGGTTGCCGAGCGTCATACTCGATTCGACCGCGTCGAGTGTCCGCATCGTGCGGTCGAATTCGACCGGCGCCTTCATCGATTTCAGCGTGAAGCTCAGGATCAATTGCTGAGGCAATTGGACGGTGACGTTGCCTGGGACTGAAAAGGATTGCCCGGGGCCGACGCTCAAGTTTTCGTCGCTAATTTGGAAACTGTTGGTCGAGTGGATGTTGACCAATCGCAGCCCCCCCTCGCCATTGTCTTCGATTCGCAACGAACGCCGCGAAACGCCAATCATATCAATCGGTGCGACGGCCAGGCGGAAGTTGCCATTGCCGACGTTCTGAGTACGCAGCAATTCCTCGCCATGGTCCATCCGGCCGATCTCTAAGGGCAAATTCGCCTTGTAGACGTGGTTGGTCTCGTTACCCAATTTGACAATCACGTCAACAAAGTTCACTACAGGATCCTCACCGGAATTTTCAAATACGAAGTCATTAACAAGGAAATGAGGCCATCCGAATAGGGACACACGCAATTTACTTGCAGCATCTTACCGGACCAATTAGCTTCACAATAGCGTTATACCCTATCCTAACGGGAACTCCTTAGCCCTGAGACAACCCATGCCCCGTTTTTCTATGCGTCGCGGTTTGCGAACTGCTCGTCGTTCCCGTCGCTGTTTGTCGGTCGAGGCGCTGGAAAGCCGCCGCGTGTTGGCGACGTTTGTGGTCGATACCGTCGCCGATAACGATCCGCAAGCCGGTGTCTGTGTCGCCGCGCCCGCACCCGGAAATGGGACCTGCTCGATTCGTACCGCGATCATCGCTGCGGACAACAATCCGGGGCTCGACCGTATCGAGATTCCCGCAGGGACTTACAACATCAATCCGAATTTCGGCAGTTTCGACTACGACTCGTCACAAGACATCGACTTTCTCGGTGTTGGCACCAACCCTGCGGATGTCGTGATCGATGGTGGTGGTGTTTCTCGCGGGTTTGATATTTTCAGCAGCGGTCCCCCCAACACTGTGACCATGGATAACTTTACGATCCAAAACGGTGTCGCAAGCGATGGTTCTGGTGGCGGTGCGATCAACATTTTTGGAAGTGCTTCGTTGGTATTGCGGAACATGGTTCTGCAAGACAATCGCGCCGATGAAGATCCGCTTTTTCCTGGCTTTACCTCATCCGGCGGCGCCGTACAGGCCGGAGTCGATGTGACAATCGAAAATTCAATCTTCCGCCGAAACATCGCAACTGAAAGTGGCGGTGCAATCGATTTTTCCACCACCGATCAACCTCGCACGTTGACCATCCGTAACTCGACGATCGAAAACAATGATACCGGCGATTCCGATGTCGATTTCGGGCTCGGCGGAGGCGTCAACGTCAGGGGATTCAATTCCAGTTTGATTTTGGACACCGTTGACATCGCCAACAACATGGCGGGTGACTCGGGAGGAGGCGTCTATTTCGAAGGTTCTTCGATCACCGTGACCGATTCCGATTTCACTTCCAATCAAGCGTTGGGATCCGATTCGGGTGGCGGCGGCTTGTATATCTTTGGCGACGGACAGAGCAATTTTGTGTTCGACGTCAGCGGCGGTCGGTTCGAATCAAACTCGGCAGTTGCCGGAGCCGGTGGTTTGGAATCGGTGGACTACAGCGGCACAATCGATGGTACGACATTCTTGCAAAACCAAGTGCTTGGCCAGGGCGACCAATTCGATCAAGGAGGCGGTGCGGTGGCACTGCTTGCCGATCCCGATAGCAACCGCGTGGTAACGATTCGTAACGCCGATATTCGGCAAAACGAAGCACCGACCGCAGGCGGGATCGCTCTGGTGAATATCGATCTAGTGCTTGAGGACTCGGTGCTCGATGGCAATCGAACCACCGCAGGCCAAAGCCCCGGC includes:
- a CDS encoding adenylate/guanylate cyclase domain-containing protein — its product is MNFVDVIVKLGNETNHVYKANLPLEIGRMDHGEELLRTQNVGNGNFRLAVAPIDMIGVSRRSLRIEDNGEGGLRLVNIHSTNSFQISDENLSVGPGQSFSVPGNVTVQLPQQLILSFTLKSMKAPVEFDRTMRTLDAVESSMTLGNQDARLGQLKNEASDKNPAAVAVSLVRQALTVVQKAAGSNEFFEAAVRAVANMIELDRAYVILFEKEHWTVRSMFSFESDSSINFTDSKTVEPLPSGSTRLLDNVLQTKKTVIYEPDSYLQTAGSSMISLDRAVAAPMFDKRGDVIGVVYGDRRVVDERSNEPIGELEAALLEVMASAVASGLARQHEESLRASLTQFFSPAVTDRLEKNENLLLGRDAEVTVLFCDIRGFSAVSKRVGPARTIEWINDVMTELSQCVIETDGVLVDYIGDELMAMWGAPAQQPDHALRACRTASLMLEQIEPLRQKWSDITSDQFGFGIGINTGVAQVGNTGSKVKFKYGPLGNTVNVASRVQGMTKAFGVRVLLTSSTLSEVEKCQGAASEIVLQTRHLADVKPLGINEVVTLFELNPDANPNWQQMRLSYERALDCYHKSDLAGAAKELASLVYKNADDTPSVLLLGRVVDALTHKKTIVDPVFVFEHK